In Longimicrobium sp., the following proteins share a genomic window:
- the prfB gene encoding peptide chain release factor 2 (programmed frameshift), with protein MNEDLRSALDANRDRLGELRGSFDLDSKEEQLRQLEARMGDPGFWNDQNAAREVIDEANSLKQWTEPWAQLDAKVTSLSEMVDLLEGEDDPEMLAEVQREADSIGPQLEDLQMRMMLQGPDDGRDALVTIHPGAGGTESQDWAEMLLRMYQRWGDRHGFEVELLDRQEGEEAGIKDATLEIRGQYAYGFLKAERGVHRLVRISPFDSAARRHTSFASVFVYPVVDDNIEIEIRDEDIEMDVYRASGAGGQHVNKTSSAVRLRHLPSGIVVACQQERSQHKNRATAMKMLKAALYQRALEEQEKEKAKLESTKTDIAFGSQIRSYVFQPYTMVNDHRTELKIPDVQKVMDGDLDPFIHAYLREYGRVQTA; from the exons ATGAACGAAGATCTGCGCTCCGCGCTGGATGCGAACCGCGACCGGCTCGGTGAGCTGAGG GGTTCCTTTGACCTCGACAGCAAAGAAGAGCAGCTGAGGCAGCTGGAGGCCCGCATGGGCGACCCGGGGTTCTGGAACGACCAGAACGCCGCCCGCGAGGTGATTGACGAGGCCAACTCGCTGAAGCAGTGGACCGAGCCCTGGGCCCAGCTGGACGCGAAGGTGACCTCGCTCTCGGAGATGGTGGACCTGCTGGAGGGCGAGGACGACCCCGAGATGCTGGCCGAGGTGCAGCGCGAGGCCGACTCCATCGGGCCGCAGCTGGAAGACCTGCAGATGCGGATGATGCTGCAGGGACCCGACGACGGCCGCGACGCGCTGGTGACCATCCACCCCGGCGCGGGCGGCACCGAGAGCCAGGACTGGGCCGAGATGCTGCTGCGCATGTACCAGCGCTGGGGCGACCGCCACGGCTTCGAGGTGGAGCTGCTGGACCGCCAGGAGGGCGAGGAGGCGGGGATCAAGGACGCCACGCTGGAGATCCGCGGACAGTACGCGTACGGCTTCCTGAAGGCCGAGCGCGGCGTGCACCGCCTGGTGCGCATCTCGCCGTTCGACAGCGCGGCGCGGCGCCACACCTCGTTCGCCTCGGTCTTCGTCTACCCGGTGGTCGACGACAACATCGAGATCGAGATCCGCGACGAGGACATCGAGATGGACGTGTACCGCGCGTCGGGCGCCGGCGGGCAGCACGTGAACAAGACGTCGTCGGCCGTGCGGCTGCGGCACCTGCCGTCGGGGATCGTGGTGGCCTGCCAGCAGGAGCGCAGCCAGCACAAGAACCGCGCGACCGCCATGAAGATGCTGAAGGCGGCGCTCTACCAGCGCGCGCTGGAGGAGCAGGAGAAGGAGAAGGCCAAGCTCGAGTCGACCAAGACCGACATCGCCTTCGGCAGCCAGATCCGCTCCTACGTCTTCCAGCCGTACACGATGGTGAACGACCATCGCACCGAGCTGAAGATTCCCGACGTGCAGAAGGTGATGGACGGCGACCTGGATCCGTTCATCCACGCGTACCTGCGCGAGTACGGGCGGGTGCAGACGGCGTAA